A genomic segment from Lutibacter sp. A80 encodes:
- a CDS encoding RagB/SusD family nutrient uptake outer membrane protein — MKNILKNKIVLVLLGLFAIISCDEYLEEDLRDAITPENFYNNDKEAELAVNGVYNLYHNNNLYRQRGLDDYYTHGADVVGPSRNVNGTIHNYLIAEGVGDGNGVWSQLYEVVNATTEFLANIDGNEKLTEANRNQAVGELLFLRALAFYHLTNLWGDVPYFREMLNPIEAAELGRYDKDLIRTDMKDDLTRAISLLPSSYSSSDLGRATKWAAYALKAKFHLFDKEWGLAKSACDEIINNSPHTLLDNYADVFDQKDPTNSINNEHIFIIDFKADELNTTRTDDYNPRISDEPSNRNDYAFDDLGNPVLKSNGTQMKRWEYFQSLMLEQEEDMTGYGWSVALPEIADKDNWQEGDLRYDASIVSEYLGFQLSFPYYRKNWNLDQVNSVRYNHHENYIVFRLADIYLMAAEAENELNGPANAYAYVNKVRERAFDPDQPWSGMSQSEFREAMYSERKFELAAEGHRKMDLIRWGILLETVKSTEHRSWNNPAANIQPYHVLLPVPQAQILLNANLLDSDPTNNGYR; from the coding sequence ATGAAAAATATATTAAAAAATAAAATAGTCCTAGTATTATTAGGTTTATTTGCTATAATTTCATGTGACGAATATCTAGAAGAAGATTTAAGGGATGCAATTACTCCTGAAAACTTTTACAATAATGATAAAGAAGCTGAATTAGCTGTAAACGGGGTTTATAATTTATACCATAATAATAATTTATACAGACAAAGAGGTTTAGACGATTATTATACACATGGAGCAGACGTAGTTGGTCCTAGTAGAAATGTAAATGGAACTATCCATAATTATTTAATTGCTGAAGGTGTAGGTGACGGAAATGGAGTATGGTCTCAATTATATGAAGTAGTAAATGCTACAACAGAATTTTTAGCAAATATAGATGGTAATGAAAAACTTACTGAAGCTAATAGAAACCAAGCAGTTGGTGAGTTGTTATTTTTAAGAGCTTTAGCTTTTTATCATTTAACAAATTTATGGGGAGATGTTCCTTATTTTAGAGAAATGTTAAATCCAATTGAAGCAGCAGAATTAGGTAGATATGATAAGGACTTAATAAGAACAGATATGAAAGATGATTTAACAAGAGCTATATCTTTGTTACCATCATCATACAGTAGTTCAGATTTAGGTAGAGCAACAAAATGGGCAGCTTATGCTTTAAAAGCAAAGTTCCATTTATTTGACAAAGAATGGGGATTAGCTAAAAGTGCTTGTGATGAAATTATTAATAATTCACCACATACTTTATTAGATAATTATGCAGATGTTTTTGATCAAAAAGATCCAACAAATTCAATAAATAACGAACATATTTTTATTATTGACTTTAAAGCAGATGAGCTTAATACTACAAGAACTGATGATTATAATCCTCGAATTAGTGATGAACCTTCAAATAGAAACGATTATGCTTTTGATGATTTAGGAAATCCAGTTCTAAAATCTAACGGTACTCAAATGAAAAGATGGGAGTATTTTCAAAGCTTAATGTTAGAACAAGAAGAAGATATGACTGGTTATGGATGGTCTGTAGCATTACCTGAAATTGCAGATAAAGACAATTGGCAAGAAGGCGATTTACGTTATGACGCATCAATTGTTTCTGAATATTTAGGTTTTCAACTTTCATTCCCATATTACAGAAAAAACTGGAATTTAGACCAAGTAAATTCTGTGAGATACAATCACCACGAAAATTATATTGTTTTCCGTTTAGCTGATATTTATTTAATGGCTGCTGAAGCAGAAAATGAATTAAATGGACCTGCAAATGCGTATGCATATGTAAATAAAGTTAGAGAAAGAGCTTTTGACCCAGATCAACCTTGGAGCGGAATGTCTCAATCCGAGTTTAGAGAAGCTATGTATTCTGAAAGAAAATTTGAACTTGCTGCAGAAGGACATAGAAAAATGGATTTAATTAGATGGGGAATATTATTAGAAACTGTTAAAAGTACAGAACATAGAAGTTGGAACAATCCAGCTGCTAATATTCAACCTTACCATGTGTTACTTCCAGTACCACAAGCTCAAATTTTATTAAATGCAAATTTATTAGATTCTGATCCTACAAATAACGGTTACCGTTAA